In the Candidatus Poribacteria bacterium genome, one interval contains:
- a CDS encoding lectin-like protein gives MRLSHFSMSYIAVLAAGIVALTLMFPWNSIAQAGKSSLSGRVVDPDGKPVAGLALAIKPVEIKEPRDMVPRTPFSSWSRVVTDNAGRFFFPDIDPVSSQFVMFPESASDFEIISLEIGDLTFYSTGFLQNFRTWFGRPTFAIEPGTHLEGVVVNVKPPRMRIRGRVLLKDRTPLANTDVSLTVRRRQRDTFLFVLPAGGSAGHSGRGVRTDAEGYFVSYYPNEASEYSVIVKYEGASAKSRWFRLKEGQRYDDLVLVLRDLEEHRAWRSEREKARQAVWVVNPENNHAYKRIKCDSWEDAKTKAAAENAYLVTINDEAEQKWLEALYPEKTFFWIGLRVPEKGTAWQWSNGESLSYANWIASQEPESVSTEDNEHPVAMEFFSKRWMAIGSKSPFLPIVKHTILEKAYTSAPQ, from the coding sequence ATGCGTCTTTCACACTTCAGTATGTCCTATATTGCTGTTCTCGCTGCTGGTATTGTTGCACTTACACTTATGTTCCCTTGGAATAGTATCGCCCAAGCCGGTAAATCCAGCCTTTCCGGTCGCGTTGTAGATCCAGATGGAAAGCCAGTTGCGGGACTTGCGTTGGCTATTAAACCGGTTGAGATTAAGGAACCGAGGGACATGGTGCCGCGCACGCCTTTTTCGTCCTGGTCGCGCGTGGTAACCGATAACGCAGGACGTTTCTTTTTTCCTGATATAGACCCAGTTTCATCACAATTTGTGATGTTTCCTGAAAGTGCTTCGGATTTTGAGATTATCTCCCTTGAAATTGGGGATTTAACCTTCTATTCTACGGGCTTCCTTCAGAACTTTAGGACCTGGTTTGGTAGACCCACCTTCGCCATTGAACCGGGGACACATCTCGAAGGCGTGGTCGTCAACGTGAAACCGCCTCGGATGCGAATTCGCGGACGAGTGCTTCTAAAGGATAGAACGCCACTCGCCAATACAGACGTTAGCCTTACCGTCCGACGGCGGCAACGAGATACTTTCCTTTTTGTCTTGCCCGCTGGTGGCAGTGCTGGACACTCAGGAAGAGGTGTTAGAACTGATGCTGAAGGCTATTTCGTATCATATTATCCGAATGAGGCTTCAGAATACTCGGTAATAGTGAAATATGAAGGTGCGTCCGCGAAGTCAAGATGGTTTCGTCTTAAAGAGGGACAGCGATACGATGACCTCGTTTTGGTACTCAGAGATTTGGAGGAACACCGCGCCTGGCGCAGTGAAAGAGAGAAAGCGCGACAAGCGGTGTGGGTAGTGAATCCCGAAAATAATCACGCTTACAAGAGAATAAAGTGCGACAGTTGGGAAGACGCGAAAACCAAAGCGGCAGCCGAGAATGCATATCTCGTCACCATTAACGACGAAGCAGAGCAGAAATGGCTGGAGGCACTTTATCCAGAGAAAACGTTTTTTTGGATCGGGCTGCGTGTTCCAGAAAAAGGGACAGCATGGCAGTGGAGCAACGGTGAATCTCTCTCTTATGCGAATTGGATAGCCTCCCAGGAACCGGAGAGTGTGTCCACTGAGGACAATGAACACCCAGTCGCTATGGAATTCTTTTCAAAGAGATGGATGGCAATTGGCTCTAAAAGTCCGTTCTTGCCTATAGTTAAACACACAATTCTCGAAAAAGCGTATACATCCGCACCACAGTAA
- a CDS encoding lectin-like protein → MIRFLFTKSIFTMLVAVIVLGLAVEYQSAAEEQPSTLTGRVVSTEGEPLAEASIALLYVKIAENGAVDTLFDRSQYPFLRQEPVHRPRQFNEKVPNQDEIPEHPPFLKSKTDSEGQFTFTGIATGMVQLMVMPKETDPESPRATPQNLKPAPEIQTIKFGEVTFHPHEFSFFPPIGAITFAIKPGSDIKNVEVVMDNRPKLRIQGRLVFKNGKPLADTTVEINIGHLDLDRTHGSAFKRSLHTDADGNFVSAIYVPGTYALSVDYRGLSAMSAPFTVEARKPHEPVVLGLNGTPADLSAPSGRFEEQRYGMPDVPGIWIVNPTNGHAYKWIACDNWEDARAQAADENAHLVTITSEAEQIWLEAIFGDGPYWIGLTDLRKEGEWSWETGELVTYTNWGEVEEDILGEPPALLKAFGAKDRRQLRRADEEDYVVMSSRWDEEVGKWYPADSKGDHRHGRVQMAILEKDGM, encoded by the coding sequence ATGATTCGTTTCCTTTTCACCAAATCGATTTTTACAATGTTAGTGGCAGTTATTGTGTTAGGGCTTGCCGTGGAATACCAAAGTGCTGCCGAGGAACAGCCGTCAACGTTAACTGGACGCGTTGTCAGTACAGAAGGTGAACCGCTTGCCGAAGCATCTATCGCACTATTGTATGTCAAAATTGCTGAAAATGGGGCGGTAGACACCCTGTTTGACAGATCGCAGTACCCTTTTCTCCGTCAGGAACCAGTCCATAGACCGCGTCAATTCAACGAAAAGGTCCCTAATCAAGATGAGATACCGGAACATCCACCTTTTTTAAAATCGAAAACGGATTCGGAAGGTCAATTCACTTTCACCGGCATCGCTACAGGGATGGTGCAGTTAATGGTCATGCCGAAGGAAACAGATCCGGAGTCGCCACGCGCAACGCCTCAAAACCTTAAGCCAGCGCCTGAGATTCAGACCATTAAATTCGGAGAAGTAACGTTTCATCCGCATGAATTCTCTTTCTTTCCACCGATCGGGGCAATCACTTTTGCTATCAAACCCGGTTCAGACATCAAAAACGTGGAAGTTGTCATGGACAACCGACCGAAACTGAGGATCCAAGGTAGACTTGTCTTTAAGAACGGTAAACCACTTGCCGACACGACTGTTGAAATTAACATTGGTCACTTGGACTTAGATAGGACACATGGTTCAGCCTTCAAGCGTTCCTTACATACAGATGCGGATGGGAACTTTGTGTCCGCTATATACGTTCCTGGAACCTACGCGTTGTCCGTTGACTATCGCGGGCTTTCGGCGATGTCAGCACCTTTTACTGTTGAAGCACGCAAACCGCATGAACCGGTGGTTTTAGGGCTTAATGGCACTCCTGCCGATCTTTCCGCCCCATCTGGGCGTTTCGAAGAGCAGCGATATGGTATGCCAGATGTTCCGGGGATATGGATAGTGAATCCAACGAATGGACACGCTTACAAGTGGATTGCCTGCGATAACTGGGAGGATGCACGTGCTCAGGCTGCTGACGAAAACGCTCATCTCGTTACGATTACGAGTGAGGCGGAGCAGATATGGCTTGAAGCCATCTTTGGAGACGGTCCGTATTGGATTGGTTTGACCGATCTCCGAAAAGAGGGTGAGTGGTCATGGGAGACCGGAGAACTTGTCACATACACCAACTGGGGAGAGGTCGAAGAAGACATTTTAGGTGAACCACCTGCCCTTCTCAAGGCATTCGGTGCCAAAGATCGTCGCCAACTCCGAAGGGCAGATGAGGAAGATTACGTCGTCATGTCCTCTCGTTGGGATGAAGAGGTCGGGAAATGGTATCCCGCGGATTCAAAAGGTGACCACCGCCACGGCAGAGTACAGATGGCAATCCTTGAGAAAGACGGTATGTAA
- a CDS encoding MBL fold metallo-hydrolase has protein sequence METHFSQLSQHLYVHHGHVNTGILRDGDRALLIDPSGTTLQTTLSELDITNVEQILFTHHHRDSTVGFPISNNARIGVPAKEATWFSEVETFWNDSQYRWHLYNYHPHNLMLADAISVTDTYTEGAQIEWGPASLQVLETRGHTDGSVTYLIDVDDERFAFSGDLIYDEGKVWELYSLQKGQQTSDYHGFLGARDELTESLEKIRCASPTALIPTHGVVMNDPDKAIDALLHQLAYCYDKYVSISALRHYFPQLFAEFEGHPGHMPIREGTPPPEFLRHFGTTWIVISENGEAFVMDCGSPNVIKQIQQLQADSEISEVTQFWITHYHDDHVNATPEFQETFPCETITDRVVAQVITDPSGFRLPCISPAVTRVDRITQDGDTWQWNEFTMTAYHFPGQTYYHGGLLVEGRGVRMFFAGDSFTMAGIDDYCSGNRNLLGKDVGYEKCLRLIQQLKPTHIFNCHVNPAFDFTDAEIQCMLDTLAEREKCYTALFPWDHANYGMDEHWVRCYPYEQEIGLGETAQLRVEITNHSFEPRTAIAQPVLPVSWGVEVPKMETTIPPRTDGHIDFSITIPQNCEALGRIVVPVDITYDARPLGQFREAIFVLIGG, from the coding sequence ATGGAAACCCACTTTTCCCAACTCAGCCAACACCTATATGTCCATCACGGACATGTCAACACGGGTATTCTCCGCGATGGAGACCGCGCACTCCTCATCGATCCGAGTGGAACTACCCTACAGACTACGCTCTCAGAACTCGACATCACGAATGTTGAGCAAATCCTCTTCACGCATCACCATCGAGACAGTACAGTTGGCTTTCCAATATCTAATAATGCTCGCATCGGGGTTCCAGCGAAAGAGGCAACGTGGTTTAGCGAAGTCGAAACCTTTTGGAACGACTCACAGTACCGTTGGCACCTCTACAACTATCACCCCCATAACCTTATGCTTGCTGACGCGATCTCCGTAACGGATACATACACCGAAGGCGCGCAGATTGAGTGGGGTCCGGCATCCCTACAAGTCCTTGAAACCCGAGGACATACCGATGGGAGTGTTACCTATCTCATTGATGTTGATGATGAACGCTTCGCTTTCTCTGGTGATCTCATCTACGACGAAGGTAAGGTGTGGGAACTCTATAGCCTACAGAAGGGACAGCAGACCAGCGACTATCACGGATTTCTCGGTGCGCGCGATGAACTGACGGAGAGCCTTGAGAAGATCCGCTGTGCATCGCCAACCGCACTTATCCCCACGCACGGTGTTGTCATGAATGACCCAGACAAAGCAATTGATGCACTCCTTCATCAGTTAGCATACTGCTACGATAAATATGTGTCAATCTCTGCCCTGCGGCACTATTTCCCACAACTCTTTGCCGAATTTGAGGGACATCCGGGGCACATGCCTATCAGGGAAGGCACGCCACCACCCGAATTCTTACGCCATTTCGGCACAACGTGGATTGTCATTTCCGAAAACGGCGAAGCGTTCGTCATGGATTGCGGTTCACCGAATGTCATCAAGCAAATTCAGCAGTTGCAGGCAGATAGCGAAATCTCGGAGGTTACACAGTTTTGGATAACGCACTATCACGATGATCACGTTAACGCTACACCTGAGTTTCAGGAAACTTTCCCGTGTGAAACGATCACCGATAGGGTTGTTGCACAAGTTATCACAGATCCAAGCGGTTTCCGACTCCCTTGTATTTCGCCTGCGGTTACCCGAGTAGATCGCATCACACAAGATGGCGATACCTGGCAGTGGAATGAGTTCACAATGACTGCTTATCATTTTCCCGGTCAAACCTATTATCACGGTGGATTACTCGTTGAGGGACGCGGCGTACGGATGTTCTTTGCGGGGGATTCCTTCACAATGGCAGGAATTGATGATTACTGTTCCGGCAATCGGAATCTACTCGGCAAGGATGTCGGTTACGAAAAATGTCTACGATTGATCCAGCAACTCAAACCGACGCATATCTTTAATTGCCATGTCAATCCAGCGTTCGATTTTACCGATGCTGAGATTCAGTGTATGCTGGATACACTCGCCGAGCGTGAAAAATGCTATACCGCGCTCTTCCCTTGGGACCACGCCAACTATGGAATGGATGAACATTGGGTCCGTTGTTATCCTTACGAACAGGAGATCGGACTCGGAGAAACGGCACAGTTACGCGTGGAGATAACAAACCATTCGTTTGAACCGCGTACGGCAATTGCTCAACCAGTTCTGCCGGTATCATGGGGTGTAGAGGTCCCTAAAATGGAAACAACTATTCCACCAAGGACGGATGGACACATCGATTTTTCCATTACGATTCCACAAAACTGTGAAGCATTAGGACGGATTGTCGTGCCTGTGGACATCACTTATGACGCGCGTCCGCTCGGTCAATTTCGAGAAGCAATCTTTGTGCTTATAGGAGGTTAG
- a CDS encoding VOC family protein: MLNLSHPTIDIAITCSDFAASLDFYHNKLGLEIVLELEIPNALAQDVGLAPTGFRQVRLQAGNTLIKLMDIESPPPTPAGGFSAGVRWLTFFVEDIQATVENLKQNGVEFLSEPISAPDAAGVACAKDPDGILIELVEI, from the coding sequence GTGCTAAACTTATCGCATCCCACTATTGACATCGCTATTACCTGTAGCGATTTTGCAGCGTCGCTGGATTTCTATCATAACAAGTTGGGACTTGAGATCGTATTAGAGTTGGAGATTCCGAATGCTCTCGCACAAGATGTAGGGCTTGCACCGACAGGCTTTCGCCAAGTCCGTCTTCAAGCCGGGAACACGCTCATCAAACTGATGGATATTGAGTCGCCACCGCCGACACCAGCAGGTGGATTCTCGGCAGGTGTCCGCTGGCTTACCTTTTTTGTAGAGGATATTCAAGCAACCGTCGAAAACCTGAAACAAAACGGTGTTGAATTTCTATCTGAACCCATCAGCGCACCAGACGCAGCAGGCGTTGCATGTGCGAAAGATCCCGATGGCATTCTGATTGAACTCGTCGAAATATAA
- a CDS encoding phytanoyl-CoA dioxygenase family protein yields the protein MKTLTDSQIHDFNENGYLLLEDALAPDDLNPLITEFEEIVDMGASELYAEGEIDSEFKTEGFDTRLAKITAQSPVVFQKVFSGAHTGPALFDLLINPKLLDIAESLVGPEIMCHPAYRVRPKLPEHDRTLVPWHQDAGYMEPKCDSVLQLTIWIPLIDATVENGCMEVIPHAHRDGVFRHRHSERFYLEIPDEALPGVEPVVVPVKFGSILLFTNLTPHRSIPNVSNQVRWSVDSRYQDAEKPTGYQPEAGFLARSRLHPEDVVTTPEEFKRVRDEHQPGPGPNRWAKKENNDA from the coding sequence ATGAAAACCTTAACTGATTCCCAAATCCACGATTTTAACGAAAACGGCTATCTATTACTCGAAGACGCGCTTGCGCCTGACGATCTAAATCCACTCATCACGGAATTTGAGGAGATTGTTGATATGGGGGCATCGGAACTCTATGCGGAAGGTGAGATTGATTCCGAATTCAAAACAGAGGGGTTTGACACCCGTTTGGCGAAGATTACGGCGCAATCCCCAGTCGTATTTCAGAAGGTGTTTAGCGGAGCACACACGGGACCAGCACTTTTCGATCTGCTCATCAATCCGAAGCTGCTTGACATCGCCGAGTCGCTCGTCGGACCAGAGATTATGTGTCATCCTGCATATCGGGTGCGACCCAAGCTTCCTGAACATGATCGTACCCTCGTTCCGTGGCATCAGGATGCAGGCTATATGGAGCCGAAATGCGATTCAGTGTTACAACTCACCATCTGGATTCCACTGATAGATGCCACTGTCGAGAACGGCTGTATGGAAGTCATCCCACACGCCCATCGGGATGGTGTGTTTCGACATCGGCACTCTGAACGTTTTTACCTTGAAATACCCGATGAAGCATTGCCCGGAGTTGAACCGGTAGTTGTTCCCGTCAAGTTCGGTAGTATCCTCTTATTTACCAATCTCACACCACACCGCTCTATTCCAAACGTCAGCAATCAGGTCAGATGGAGCGTTGATTCACGCTATCAAGACGCGGAAAAACCGACAGGTTATCAACCGGAAGCAGGTTTTCTCGCACGGAGTCGACTACACCCTGAAGATGTTGTCACCACACCCGAAGAATTTAAGCGGGTTCGCGATGAACATCAACCCGGTCCCGGTCCGAATCGATGGGCAAAGAAGGAGAATAATGATGCGTAA
- a CDS encoding competence protein CoiA family protein — MSKSVKLRVPFAFDDEKKLYDPEAAEKGKHYFCPACKDTVILRKGKIKTPHFAHKVSETCNQETIIHKTAKQLIVDVISDWKSGKTDAPVLKRTCEICRQSKDQPLPDKVECATLEYRMPDGFIVDVALMVENKPAAAIEIRVSHAVDENKAELLSVPFIELEGQKVVENPTVFEPILDRFLSFICGACKQAKARFQVKVKEIAKQTGIEIPVHYYRYGFCKCWKCKREIIVFAWPKASEWDKSAPKVKPIPRTIQYRYSNTVGNKYWVNTCPRCGSIQGDWHLFSEPDGPFFGVRCEENSREAYKRDMQNIIGYAIYNGILTES, encoded by the coding sequence ATGTCTAAAAGCGTAAAATTACGAGTTCCGTTTGCCTTTGATGATGAAAAAAAGTTATATGATCCTGAGGCAGCAGAAAAGGGAAAACACTATTTTTGTCCGGCTTGCAAGGATACTGTAATTCTCAGAAAAGGCAAAATCAAAACACCTCACTTTGCTCATAAAGTGAGTGAGACTTGCAATCAAGAAACAATTATTCACAAAACTGCCAAACAGCTCATTGTTGATGTTATTTCTGATTGGAAGTCGGGTAAAACTGATGCCCCGGTATTGAAAAGGACATGTGAAATTTGTCGCCAATCCAAGGATCAACCTTTGCCAGATAAAGTGGAGTGTGCAACGTTGGAATATAGAATGCCTGATGGTTTCATTGTAGATGTTGCTTTGATGGTTGAAAACAAACCTGCTGCCGCGATAGAAATCAGAGTCAGCCATGCTGTGGATGAAAATAAGGCGGAATTGCTTTCTGTTCCATTTATTGAATTGGAAGGGCAAAAAGTCGTAGAAAATCCTACTGTCTTTGAGCCGATTCTTGACCGTTTCTTGTCGTTTATTTGTGGAGCATGCAAACAAGCCAAAGCACGGTTTCAGGTTAAAGTTAAGGAAATTGCGAAACAAACTGGTATTGAAATTCCCGTTCATTACTACCGATATGGATTCTGTAAATGCTGGAAGTGTAAACGTGAAATCATCGTATTCGCCTGGCCCAAAGCCTCCGAGTGGGACAAATCCGCCCCTAAGGTGAAACCAATACCACGAACAATCCAGTATCGTTATTCAAATACTGTGGGTAATAAGTATTGGGTTAACACTTGTCCACGCTGTGGGTCTATTCAAGGTGATTGGCATCTGTTCTCTGAGCCTGATGGTCCGTTTTTTGGAGTTCGCTGCGAAGAAAATTCGCGAGAGGCATATAAGAGGGACATGCAAAATATTATCGGTTACGCAATATACAATGGAATACTTACGGAAAGTTGA
- a CDS encoding PQQ-binding-like beta-propeller repeat protein — protein sequence MKNRLPLILIPLWITLLCTPTLIAQETFPPPKGIIAQIGKGRVGDVQSSADGTRIDIISGTGIWIYDATTLQLTSVILNTPRLYNSAFPPGINVIARSDTFDYLHIWYLDTFSQALQDIEFVAGICFTYNPKMGKIAIGSGESTTRIWDAKTGKLERTLQRTDEKETFIHSIAFSPDGTLLAAGDGPDTISIWDTATGERKHELKGHTNTVKNMMFSPDGSALASISGDSNIFLWDTKTWQQTDTLTGDMTGIECIVYSQDGELLAAGCRDGRIHLWDANTGKPRKILTAHQSRISAVVFVKDSSTLVSCSEHGTLRKWDVNTGENTLSVEDDYDTFSKFSLSHDGKKLAALSGSNTPYLFDITMPRSPKLVKRIHTRGAADIAFSPDGKTVATMETDQTAYLWDMKIDIPKHLNGILTEIDTTLWGMKIDRPKLSFKGHTAQIACIAFSPDGKTFATGGFDNTLRLWDTTTGKAKIIKEHKGWVESLAFSPDGKTIASGSEDMTLRLWDTNTGEQKRVIRGPARGIVDIAFSPDGKTIAAAAYDPNIYLWDVDTGEQQPFPYTHKRGIVTLAFSPDGKLLVIADTAGVMKIYDVSGKQLLRMFDIGNGRVEKLEFSSDGKVLYSLCSGVITLWDITAGIVPQNTGVQAPQDLHLQDLPKGAKARLGKGVITGNIASSNDGKRLAAICNIGIWIYDTKTDKPLNLLTGHTDWVTSVAFSPDDTLLASASIDTTIRLWDMKTGTELQTLHGHERDINAVAFSLDGKILASASDDETIRLWDVQTGTLLRGLAEHKNSVSSVAFSPDGQTLASGSLDKTVRLWDVQTGKPLHSFTGDRYSVYDIAFSPDGKLLAGAGEDSTTRLWDVQTRETLHRLRERHSNGVASVVFSPDGKLLAGGSYHTINLWDVQTGRYLRSLGDSVDSQSLAFSPDGKTLISGNRYNTVRRWDMETGLELRKMGTHRQSIRSIAFSPDGRILASGGLHTLHLWNVQTGKLLQTENVAEYHSLASVAFSPDGKTIAGSSLDKTVFLWDIKTGVVLLPRLEGVRLYQPVSVGSPGYCYVAFSPDGKTLVGTYYKGLLYLWDMQTRKRIRTIRLNNQTNEHIDMLDRDKFTSVTFSPDGSMLATGCSDSTVRTWDVDSGTPLLTLEKHRDIVLSVAFSPDGKILASGSSDKTVRFWDAASGELIRTLEEHRGSVHSVAFSPDGKTLASAGGAGTVMLWEVRTGKQLRTLERHWDGVTSVAFSPDGKTLASGSSDGTVLLWDLTVDTMD from the coding sequence ATGAAAAATAGATTACCCTTGATCTTGATACCACTCTGGATAACGCTTTTATGCACACCTACCCTCATCGCCCAAGAAACCTTTCCACCTCCCAAAGGCATCATAGCACAAATTGGGAAAGGACGAGTTGGCGATGTTCAGTCCTCCGCAGACGGCACACGGATCGACATCATCAGTGGGACAGGTATTTGGATATACGATGCAACAACATTGCAGCTCACCAGCGTTATCCTTAACACTCCGAGGCTGTATAACTCCGCATTTCCTCCAGGTATCAACGTCATCGCACGTAGCGATACTTTTGACTACTTACATATCTGGTATCTCGACACATTCTCACAAGCACTACAAGACATTGAATTTGTCGCCGGTATCTGCTTCACCTACAACCCAAAAATGGGAAAAATCGCAATCGGGAGCGGAGAAAGTACCACTCGTATATGGGACGCTAAAACTGGAAAGTTAGAGAGAACACTTCAGAGAACAGACGAGAAAGAAACATTCATTCACAGCATAGCGTTCTCACCAGATGGAACGCTACTCGCCGCGGGAGACGGACCGGACACCATCTCCATTTGGGATACAGCAACAGGGGAACGCAAACACGAACTTAAAGGACACACTAATACTGTGAAAAACATGATGTTCAGTCCGGACGGCAGCGCGTTGGCAAGTATCAGTGGGGACAGCAACATCTTTCTGTGGGATACAAAAACATGGCAACAAACAGACACACTTACCGGCGATATGACAGGTATAGAGTGTATCGTCTATAGTCAGGATGGTGAACTTTTAGCCGCAGGATGTAGAGACGGACGTATCCATTTGTGGGATGCAAACACAGGTAAACCCCGCAAAATTCTCACCGCACACCAAAGCCGTATTTCGGCTGTCGTCTTCGTTAAGGATTCGTCTACACTCGTCAGTTGCAGCGAACATGGCACCCTACGTAAATGGGATGTCAATACCGGTGAAAATACGCTGTCAGTGGAAGATGATTACGACACTTTCTCCAAATTTTCATTGAGTCATGATGGGAAAAAACTTGCAGCTCTGAGTGGGTCTAACACCCCGTATCTATTCGATATCACAATGCCCAGATCACCAAAATTGGTAAAGAGAATCCACACCAGGGGTGCTGCAGATATCGCCTTTAGTCCAGATGGAAAAACAGTCGCTACGATGGAAACCGACCAGACCGCTTATTTATGGGACATGAAAATAGATATACCGAAACACTTGAATGGGATCCTCACGGAAATCGATACCACCCTATGGGGCATGAAAATAGATAGGCCGAAACTATCATTCAAAGGACATACGGCACAGATCGCATGTATTGCCTTCAGTCCAGATGGCAAAACATTTGCCACCGGCGGATTTGATAATACTCTCCGTCTATGGGATACAACAACAGGTAAGGCGAAAATTATCAAAGAACATAAGGGATGGGTTGAGAGTCTCGCGTTCAGTCCAGATGGAAAAACAATCGCCAGTGGAAGCGAAGATATGACCCTCCGTTTATGGGATACCAACACGGGTGAACAAAAGCGGGTAATCCGTGGACCTGCAAGAGGCATCGTAGACATCGCCTTTAGTCCGGATGGAAAAACAATCGCTGCTGCGGCTTATGACCCGAATATCTATCTGTGGGATGTGGACACCGGCGAACAGCAGCCATTTCCCTACACGCATAAAAGGGGTATCGTCACCCTTGCCTTCAGTCCCGATGGCAAATTGCTTGTGATTGCGGATACGGCAGGGGTTATGAAGATTTATGATGTCAGCGGAAAGCAGCTGCTCCGTATGTTTGACATAGGTAATGGTAGGGTTGAAAAGTTGGAATTTAGTTCGGATGGAAAAGTGCTTTACAGTCTGTGCAGTGGTGTCATAACTTTGTGGGATATAACAGCAGGCATTGTTCCCCAAAACACCGGCGTGCAAGCCCCACAAGATTTGCATTTACAGGACTTACCTAAAGGCGCGAAAGCACGGTTGGGCAAAGGCGTGATAACGGGAAACATCGCCAGTTCCAATGATGGAAAACGTTTAGCAGCAATATGTAACATCGGTATCTGGATATATGACACAAAGACAGACAAACCACTCAATCTGCTGACTGGACATACGGATTGGGTTACAAGCGTAGCATTCAGTCCGGACGATACTCTATTGGCAAGTGCAAGTATAGACACCACCATTCGTTTGTGGGATATGAAAACTGGCACTGAACTTCAGACGCTGCACGGACATGAACGCGATATCAATGCTGTAGCGTTCAGTCTGGATGGGAAGATACTCGCAAGCGCAAGCGATGACGAGACCATCCGTCTGTGGGATGTGCAAACCGGGACACTTCTGCGGGGGCTGGCGGAACATAAAAATAGTGTCAGTAGTGTAGCGTTCAGTCCCGATGGTCAAACATTAGCAAGTGGGAGCTTGGACAAAACGGTGAGATTATGGGATGTGCAGACAGGGAAACCACTACACTCATTTACCGGAGATAGGTACAGCGTCTATGACATCGCGTTCAGTCCAGATGGGAAGTTGCTGGCAGGTGCCGGTGAAGACAGTACCACCCGTTTGTGGGATGTCCAAACACGCGAGACACTTCATAGGTTGCGTGAGCGTCACAGCAACGGTGTCGCAAGCGTTGTGTTCAGCCCGGATGGGAAGTTGCTGGCAGGTGGAAGTTACCATACGATCAATCTATGGGATGTGCAGACAGGGAGATACCTGCGATCGTTGGGAGATAGCGTCGATAGCCAGAGCCTTGCATTTAGCCCAGATGGGAAGACGCTCATAAGCGGCAACAGATACAATACCGTGCGTCGATGGGATATGGAAACCGGTCTTGAACTTCGGAAGATGGGAACGCATAGACAGTCTATCAGGAGCATCGCGTTTAGTCCGGATGGAAGGATATTAGCGAGCGGCGGTTTGCATACACTTCATTTGTGGAATGTGCAGACGGGTAAGTTGCTTCAGACGGAGAATGTTGCGGAGTATCATTCTCTCGCAAGCGTAGCGTTCAGTCCGGACGGCAAAACAATCGCAGGTAGCAGTTTAGACAAGACCGTGTTTTTGTGGGATATAAAAACAGGTGTAGTACTTCTGCCCCGGCTTGAAGGCGTTAGGCTGTACCAACCAGTAAGCGTAGGCTCTCCTGGGTATTGCTACGTAGCATTTAGCCCAGATGGCAAAACGCTTGTGGGTACATATTATAAAGGCTTACTCTATTTGTGGGATATGCAAACACGGAAACGGATAAGAACGATAAGGTTGAATAATCAGACTAATGAACATATAGATATGCTGGATAGAGATAAGTTCACAAGCGTAACCTTCAGTCCAGATGGTTCTATGTTGGCAACCGGATGTAGTGACAGCACCGTGCGCACATGGGATGTGGATAGCGGTACCCCGCTTTTGACGTTAGAGAAACATAGAGATATTGTTCTTTCCGTCGCGTTCAGTCCAGATGGTAAGATACTGGCGAGCGGTAGTTCAGACAAGACCGTGCGCTTTTGGGATGCAGCGTCGGGTGAACTCATCCGGACACTGGAAGAACATCGGGGTTCTGTTCATAGTGTCGCATTTAGTCCGGATGGCAAAACGCTGGCGAGTGCCGGTGGTGCTGGCACCGTGATGTTGTGGGAGGTCCGCACCGGCAAACAGCTGCGCACACTTGAAAGGCATTGGGACGGTGTTACGAGCGTAGCGTTCAGTCCGGATGGCAAAACGCTGGCGAGTGGCAGTTCGGATGGCACTGTGTTGTTGTGGGACCTCACGGTTGATACTATGGATTAG